The proteins below come from a single Burkholderia humptydooensis genomic window:
- a CDS encoding NAD(P)(+) transhydrogenase (Re/Si-specific) subunit beta, which produces MSMNVVTLLYLVASVCFIQALKGLSNPKSARRGNLFGMVGMAIAILTTVALIAKQATWLGANLPLGLALVFGALVIGGAVGAVIAARVEMTKMPELVAAMHSLIGLAAVCIAIAVVAEPEAFGLVPQDATLPNFIPYGNRIELFIGTFVGAITFSGSVIAFGKLSGKYKFRLFQGAPVVYPGQHLINLMLALAMLGFGALFFLTQSWLPFGIMTAIAFALGVLIIIPIGGADMPVVVSMLNSYSGWAAAGIGFSLNNAMLIIAGSLVGSSGAILSYIMCHAMNRSFFNVLLGGFGAEPGAAAGGAKEQRPVKSGSAEDASFMLGNAESVVIVPGYGLAVARAQHALKELTDKLVEKGVDVRYAIHPVAGRMPGHMNVLLAEAEVPYDIVFEMEDINGEMGQADVVLVLGANDVVNPAAKNDPKSPIAGMPIIEAYKARTVIVNKRSMAAGYAGLDNELFYMDKTMMVFGDAKKVIEDMVKSVE; this is translated from the coding sequence ATGAGCATGAACGTCGTCACGCTGCTGTACCTCGTTGCTTCGGTGTGCTTCATCCAGGCGCTGAAGGGGCTGTCGAACCCGAAGAGCGCTAGACGAGGCAATCTATTCGGCATGGTCGGCATGGCGATCGCAATCCTGACGACCGTTGCGCTGATCGCGAAGCAGGCCACGTGGCTCGGCGCGAACCTGCCGCTCGGCCTCGCGCTCGTGTTCGGCGCGCTCGTGATCGGCGGCGCGGTGGGCGCGGTGATCGCCGCGCGCGTCGAGATGACGAAGATGCCGGAGCTCGTCGCGGCGATGCACTCGCTGATCGGCCTCGCGGCCGTGTGCATCGCGATCGCGGTGGTCGCGGAGCCGGAGGCGTTCGGGCTCGTGCCGCAGGACGCGACGCTGCCGAACTTCATTCCGTACGGCAACCGGATCGAGCTCTTCATCGGCACGTTCGTCGGCGCGATCACGTTCTCGGGCTCGGTGATCGCGTTCGGCAAGCTGTCGGGCAAGTACAAGTTCCGGCTGTTCCAGGGCGCGCCCGTCGTCTATCCGGGCCAGCATCTGATCAATCTGATGCTCGCGCTCGCGATGCTCGGCTTCGGCGCGCTGTTCTTCCTCACGCAATCGTGGCTGCCGTTCGGGATCATGACGGCGATCGCGTTCGCGCTCGGCGTGCTGATCATCATCCCGATCGGCGGCGCGGACATGCCGGTCGTCGTGTCGATGCTGAACTCGTACTCGGGGTGGGCGGCGGCTGGCATCGGCTTCTCGCTGAACAACGCGATGCTGATCATCGCCGGCTCGCTCGTCGGCTCGTCGGGCGCGATCCTGTCGTACATCATGTGCCACGCGATGAACCGCTCGTTCTTCAACGTGCTGCTCGGCGGCTTCGGCGCGGAACCGGGTGCGGCGGCGGGCGGCGCGAAGGAGCAGCGGCCGGTGAAGTCGGGCTCGGCGGAGGATGCGTCGTTCATGCTCGGCAACGCGGAATCGGTCGTGATCGTGCCGGGCTACGGGCTTGCGGTGGCGCGCGCGCAGCACGCGCTCAAGGAGCTGACCGACAAGCTCGTCGAGAAGGGCGTCGACGTGCGCTACGCGATCCACCCGGTCGCTGGGCGGATGCCCGGGCACATGAACGTGCTGCTCGCGGAAGCGGAAGTGCCGTACGACATCGTGTTCGAGATGGAGGACATCAACGGCGAGATGGGCCAGGCCGATGTGGTGCTCGTGCTCGGGGCGAACGACGTGGTGAATCCGGCCGCGAAGAACGATCCGAAATCGCCGATCGCGGGGATGCCGATCATCGAGGCGTACAAGGCGCGCACGGTGATCGTCAACAAGCGGTCGATGGCGGCGGGCTATGCGGGCCTCGACAACGAGCTCTTCTACATGGACAAGACGATGATGGTCTTCGGCGATGCGAAGAAGGTCATCGAGGACATGGTGAAGTCGGTCGAATGA
- a CDS encoding Re/Si-specific NAD(P)(+) transhydrogenase subunit alpha gives MHIGVPAETRANEARVAATPETVRKYAAAGHRVTVERGAGVAASFPDDAYAAAGAELADAAAAFGADIVLKVQAPTDAESGQLKRGSVLIGMLEPFNAEQAARLAAAGVTGFALEAAPRTTRAQSLDVLSSQANIAGYKAVLVAAALYPRFFPMLMTAAGTVKAARVLVLGAGVAGLQAIATAKRLGAVIEASDVRPAVKEQIESLGAKFLDVPYETQEERDAAQGVGGYARPMPASWLGRQAALVHERAKQADIVITTALIPGRPAPTLISVETVQSMKPGSVLVDLAAGRGPEFDGRKSGNCPLTVADRVIVHQGVTIAGYTNLAAMVPADASSLYARNLFDFLKLIVTKEGALDIDLSDDIVAATLLCRDGEVARK, from the coding sequence ATGCATATCGGAGTGCCTGCCGAAACGCGGGCGAACGAGGCGCGCGTGGCCGCGACGCCGGAGACGGTCAGGAAATACGCGGCGGCCGGCCACCGCGTGACGGTCGAGCGCGGCGCGGGCGTGGCCGCCAGCTTTCCGGACGACGCGTATGCGGCGGCCGGCGCGGAACTGGCCGACGCAGCCGCCGCGTTCGGGGCGGACATCGTGCTGAAGGTTCAGGCGCCGACCGACGCGGAGAGCGGGCAACTGAAGCGAGGCTCGGTTCTGATCGGCATGCTCGAGCCGTTCAACGCCGAGCAGGCGGCGCGCCTGGCGGCCGCGGGCGTCACGGGCTTCGCGCTCGAGGCCGCGCCGCGCACCACGCGCGCGCAGAGCCTCGATGTGCTGTCGTCGCAGGCGAACATTGCCGGCTACAAGGCGGTGCTCGTCGCCGCGGCGCTGTATCCGCGCTTCTTTCCGATGCTGATGACGGCCGCGGGCACCGTGAAGGCCGCGCGCGTGCTCGTGCTCGGCGCGGGCGTCGCGGGCCTGCAGGCGATCGCGACCGCGAAGCGCCTGGGCGCGGTGATCGAGGCGTCCGACGTGCGCCCGGCGGTCAAGGAGCAGATCGAATCGCTCGGCGCGAAATTTCTCGACGTTCCTTATGAGACGCAAGAAGAGCGCGATGCGGCGCAAGGCGTCGGCGGCTACGCGCGACCGATGCCGGCATCGTGGCTCGGGCGGCAGGCGGCGCTCGTGCACGAGCGCGCGAAGCAGGCCGACATCGTGATCACGACCGCGCTGATTCCGGGCCGCCCCGCGCCGACGCTGATCTCGGTCGAGACCGTGCAGTCGATGAAGCCGGGCTCGGTGCTCGTCGATCTCGCGGCGGGGCGCGGCCCCGAATTCGACGGCAGGAAGAGCGGCAACTGCCCGCTCACCGTCGCCGATCGGGTGATCGTTCACCAGGGCGTGACGATCGCGGGCTACACGAACCTGGCCGCGATGGTGCCCGCCGACGCGTCGTCGCTCTACGCGCGCAACCTGTTCGACTTCCTGAAGCTGATCGTCACGAAGGAAGGCGCGCTCGACATCGATCTTTCGGACGACATCGTCGCCGCGACGCTCTTGTGCCGCGACGGCGAAGTCGCGCGCAAATAA
- a CDS encoding NAD(P) transhydrogenase subunit alpha, whose amino-acid sequence MEIINHTVINVIIFVLAVYVGYHVVWNVTPALHTPLMAVTNAISAIVIVGAMLASALTLGGVGKAFGTFAVALAAVNVFGGFLVTRRMLEMFKKKEPKQKAGEAKEGAR is encoded by the coding sequence ATGGAGATCATCAATCACACGGTCATCAACGTGATCATTTTCGTGCTGGCGGTGTACGTCGGCTACCACGTCGTATGGAACGTGACGCCCGCGCTGCACACGCCGCTGATGGCGGTGACCAACGCAATCTCGGCGATCGTGATCGTCGGCGCGATGCTCGCGTCGGCGCTCACGCTCGGCGGCGTCGGCAAGGCGTTCGGCACGTTCGCCGTCGCGCTCGCGGCCGTCAACGTGTTCGGCGGCTTCCTCGTGACGCGGCGCATGCTCGAGATGTTCAAGAAGAAGGAGCCGAAGCAGAAGGCCGGCGAGGCGAAGGAGGGCGCGCGATGA